The DNA sequence CTCCAGGACCACCACATCCGCACGCTCATCGACCGCAGGATCGACGGGCTCCTCGTCTCGCCCGCCGACGGGGGCTCCCCGCTGATGCGGGACGTCGCCCTGAGCGGCACCCCGATGGTCTTCGTCGACCGCTGGATCCCCGGCATCGACGTCCCCGTCGTCCGGGCCGACGGTACGGGCGCGGTCGGGGAGCTCGTCGCGCATCTGCACGGCCTCGGTCACCGCCGGCTCGCCATCATCGCCGGGCCCGCCGCCACCACCACCGGCAACGAGCGCGTCGAGGCCTTCCGGGACGCGATGCGTGAACGCGGGCTGGCCCTGCCCGAGGCCTACATCGGGCAGGGGGACTTCCAGGCGGCCAGCGGCCGCCGGGCCACCGAGCGCTTCCTCGCCCTGGCCGAGCCCCCCGAGGTCGTGTTCGCCGCGGACAACCTGATGGCCCTCGGCGCCCTGGACGCGATCCGGTCCCGAGGACTGCGGGTCCCCGAGGACATCGCGCTCGCGGCCTTCGACGACATCCCGTGGTTCGTCCACACGGACCCACCGATCACCGCCATCGCACAGCCGACCGCGGACCTGGCGCGCGCCGCCGTGCGCGCGCTGGCCGACCGCATCGAAGGACGGACCCCGCAGTCCGTCACCCTGCCCGCCCGCCTCGTCGTACGCCGCTCGTGCGGCGGGGCCGCACCGAACCAGAGGAGCGACCGGTGACCGCACCGGAAAAGCCACGGGTGACCGCACCGGACGAGTTGCTGCGCATCGAGGGTCTGCGCAAGACCTTCCCCGGCGTGGTGGCGCTCGACAACGTCGACTTCGACCTCCGCAGAGGCGAAGTGCATGTCCTGCTCGGCGAGAACGGCGCGGGAAAGAGCACCCTCATCAAGATGCTCTCCGGCGCCTACCGCCCCGACCGCGGCCGCATCCTGGCCGAAGGGCGTGAGGTGCGCATCGAGGGTGCGCAGGACGCCGAACGGCTCGGGATCGCCACCATCTACCAGGAGTTCAACCTCGTCCCCGACCTGACGGTGGCGGAGAACATCTATCTCGGCCGCCAGCCGCGCCGGTACGGACTCGTCGACCACCGCCGGATGCGCCAGGACGCGGCAGAGCTGTTGCGCCGGGTCGGCGTCGATGTGCGCCCCGACGCCAAGGTGCGTGAACTGGGCATCGCCCGGCTCCAGATGGTGGAGATCGCCAAGGCGCTCAGCCTGGAGGCCCGCGTCCTGATCATGGACGAGCCGACCGCCGTGCTCACCTCCGAGGAGGTCGACAAGCTCTTCGCCATCGTCCGCCAACTCCGCGAGGACGGCGTCGGAATCGTCTTCATCACCCACCACCTGGAGGAGATCGCCGCACTCGGCGACCGCGTCACCGTCCTCCGCGACGGCCGCAGCATCGACCAGGTCCCGGCCTCCACCCCCGAGGACGAACTCGTCCAGCTCATGGTGGGCCGCAGCATCGAGCAGCAGTACCCGCGCGAACGCCCCGATGCGGGCGACGCGTTGCTGTCCGTGCGGGGGCTGACCCGTAACGGCGTCTTCCACGACATCAGCTTCGACGTGCACGCCGGTGAGGTCGTCGGCCTCGCCGGACTCGTCGGCGCCGGGCGTACGGAGGTGGCGCGCGCGGTCTTCGGGGCCGACCCGTACGACGCGGGCACCGTCGACGTGCGCGGCGTACGCCTCGCCCGGCACGACGTCCCCGCCGCGATGGGCGCCGGGATAGGCCTCGTACCCGAGGACCGCAAGGGCCAGGGGCTGGTGCTCGACGCCTCCGTGCAGGAGAACCTGGGCCTGGTCACCCTGCGGTCCGCGACCCGCTCCGGGCTCGTGGACCTCAAGGGCCAGCGCACGGCCGCCGCCCGCATCGCGAAGCAGCTCGGCGTCCGCATGTCCGGCCTCGGCCAGCATGTCCGCACCCTCTCCGGTGGCAACCAGCAGAAGGTCGTCATCGGCAAATGGCTGCTGGCCGACACCCGGGTGCTCATCCTCGACGAACCCACCCGGGGCATCGACGTCGGGGCCAAGGTCGAGATCTACCAGCTCATCAACGAGCTGACCGCCTCCGGCCACGCCGTCCTGATGATCTCCAGCGATCTGCCGGAGGTCCTCGGCATGAGCGACCGGGTCCTGGTCATGGCCCAGGGCCGGATCGCCGGGGAGCTCCCCGCCGACGAGGCCACCCAGGACGCCGTCATGGCCCTCGCGGTCGGCACCCCGGCCGTGGCCCAGGGCCACACCCCCACCGAACACCCCGCACCGAAGAAGGAAGAGGAGGGCCCCCGTGGCCACTGAGACAGCCAAGAGTGACGCGGGAACGGGCGGCGGAGTCTCCGTGATACGCCGCGTCCTGCTCGACAACGGCGCGCTGAGCGCCCTGGTTGTCCTGGTGGTGGCGATGTCGCTGCTCTCCGGCGACTTCCTGACGACCCAGAACCTGCTGAACGTCGGCGTCCAGGCGGCCGTCACCGCCATTCTCGCGTTCGGCGTCACCTTCGTCATCGTCTCGGCGGGCATCGACCTGTCCGTCGGTTCGGTGGCGGCCCTGTCCGCGACGGTCCTCGCCTGGTCCGCCACGTCGGCAGGCGTGCCGGTCGTCCTCGCCGTCGTGCTCGCCATCGTTACGGGCATCGCCTGCGGTTTCGTGAACGGCGCCCTCGTCTCGTACGGCAAACTCCCGCCGTTCATCGCCACGCTGGCCATGCTCTCGATCGCCCGAGGCCTCTCCCTCGTCATCTCGCAGGGCAGCCCGATCGCCTTCCCCGACTCCGTCTCGGTGCTCGGCGACACGCTCGGCGGGTGGCTCCCCGTGCCGGTCCTCGTGATGATCGCGATGGGCCTGATCACCGCACTGATCCTCGGCCGCACCTTCATCGGCCGCTCGATGTACGCGATCGGCGGCAACGAGGAGGCGGCCCGGCTCTCCGGGCTCCGCGTCAAGCGCCAGAAGATCGTCATCTACGCGCTGTCCGGCCTCTTCGCCGCCGTCGCCGGCATCGTCCTGGCCTCGCGCCTCGTCTCCGCCCAGCCGCAGGCCGCCCAGGGGTACGAACTCGACGCCATCGCCGCCGTCGTCATCGGCGGGGCGAGCCTGGCCGGGGGCGTCGGCAAGGCGTCCGGCACCCTGATCGGCGCGCTCATCCTCGCCGTCCTCCGCAACGGCCTCAACCTCCTCTCCGTGTCCGCCTTCTGGCAGCAGGTCGTCATCGGCGTCGTCATCGCGCTCGCCGTCCTGCTGGACACGCTGCGCCGCAAGGCCGGTGCGGGTGCGGCCTCCTCCGCGGGCGCCGCCCCCGGCGCACCCGGGGCCGGCCGCAAGGGAGCGCTCAAGCTGGCCGGTGCCGCACTCTGCGTCGCCCTCGTCGTCGGCGCGGTCTCCTTCTTCAACTCCGGCTCCTCCGGCGGCACGACGAAGGTCGGCATGTCCCTCTCCACCCTCAACAACCCCTTCTTCGTGCAGATGAAGGAAGGCGCACAGGCCGAGGCGGAGAAGGCGGGCATCGACCTCACCGTCACCGACGCCCAGAACGACGCCTCCCAACAGGCCAACCAGCTCCAGAACTTCACCAGTTCCGGCGTCTCCTCGATCATCGTCAACCCGGTGGACTCGGACGCCGTCGGGCCGGGCGTCCGCAGCGCCAACAAGGCGGACATCCCCGTGATCGCCGCCGACCGGGGCGTCAACAAGGCGGACACCGCGACGCTCGTCGCCTCGGACAACGTGGCGGGCGGCAAGCTCGCCGCCGACGCACTGGCCGACCAGCTCGGCGGCAAGGGCAGCATCGTCATCCTCCAGGGCACGGCGGGCACCTCCGCCAGCCGGGAGCGCGGGGCCGGCTTCGCCGAAGGGCTGAAGGCGTACCCCGGCATCAAGGTGGTCGCCAAGCAGCCCGCGGACTTCGACCGCACCAAGGGCCTGGACGTCATGACCAACCTCATCCAGTCGCACCCCGGCGTCACCGGTGTCTTCGCCGAGAACGACGAGATGGCGCTCGGCGCGGCCAAGGCGCTCGGCAGCAAGGCAGGGAAGTCCGTCTCGGTCGTCGGCTTCGACGGCACCCCGGACGGTCTCAAGGCGGTCGAGGCGGGCACGCTCTACGCGTCGGTCGCCCAGCAGCCCGCCGAACTCGGAAAGATCGCCGTGCGGAACGCGGTCAAGGCCGCGAAGGACGAGAAGGTCGCGAGCACGGTGAAGGTGCCGGTCAAGGTGGTCACCCGGGAGAATGTCGCCGACTTCTCCTGAACCCGCCTCGCAACCAGGCTTGTTGACCCGGACCGACGAAAGCAGGAAGCACGCCCATGCACGACAACGCCCCCGACGACCGGTACGACCTGCTGGTCGTCGGGTCGGCCAACGCCGACCTGGTGATCGGCGTCGAGCGCCGCCCCGCGCCCGGTGAGACGGTCCTCGGCTCCGACCTGGCCGTCCACCCCGGTGGCAAGGGCGCCAACCAGTCGCTGGCCGCCGCCCGTCTCGGCGCCAGGACGGCTCTGCTCGCCCGGGTCGGCGACGACGACCACGGACGCCTCCTGCTGGAGACCCAGCGCGCGGCGGGCGTGGACACGGACGGCGTCCTGGTGGGCGGGGCCCCCACCGGTGTCGCCCTGATCACCGTCGACCCCTCGGGCGACAACAGCATCGTGGTCTCCCCGGGCGCCAACGGCCGCCTCACGCCCGAGGACGTCCGGGCGGCGGCCCCGCTGCTGGCCGCCGCCCGGGTGATCTCCGTACAGCTGGAGATCCCGCTCGACACGGTGGCCGAGACGGTACGCGGCCGGGGGCCGGGCGCCCGGCTCGTCCTCAACCCGTCCCCGCCCGCCCCGCTCCCCGAGGAGGTGCTCGCCGCCTGCGATCCGCTGGTGGTCAACGAGCACGAGGCGCGGTACATCCTCGGCGACGACGCAGGGGAGGGGCCGCACGACTGGGCCCCGGCGCTCCTCGCGCTCGGCCCGCGCTCGGTCGTCGTCACCCTCGGCGCGGCCGGGGCCCTGGTGGCGGACAGCCGTACGGAATCCCTGGACCACCTCGTCAGCCCGAAGGTCGAGGCCCTCGACACGACCGGCGCCGGGGACGCGTTCACGGCTGCCCTGGCCTGGCGTCTCGGCCGGGGCGACGAGCTGCGGGAGGCGGCGGCCTTCGCCGTCCGGGTGGGCGCGGCGGCGGTCACGGCACGAGGGGCGCAGGAGTCCTTCCCGACGCTGGAGGAGGTCGACGCGCTGTGAAGAAGTCGGGCATCCTCAACCGCCACCTGGCGGGCGCGATAGCCGAACTCGGCCACGGCGACACCGTCCTGGTCTGCGACGCCGGCATGCCGATCCCGCCCGGCCCCCGCGTGATCGACCTGGCCTTCCGCGCCGGAACTCCGTCGTTCGCGGAGGTGCTGGACGGCCTGCTCGACGAGCTTGTCGTGGAAGGAGCGACCGCCGCCCGGGAGATCCGTGAAGCCAACGCGGAGGCCGCGGCGCTGCTGGACGGCCATTTCCCCTGGCTCGAACTGATCCCGCACGACGACCTCAAGGCGCTCACGCCGGCGGCCCGCCTGGTCGTACGGACGGGGGAAGCCCGGCCCTACGCGAACGTGCTGCTGAGGTGCGGGGTCTTCTTCTGAGCGGGTGCGCTCTCCCGACCGGTCGCGACGACGGTACGAGACCTCGGACCGGCCCGGTGGAGCGTGCCGTGGGCCGCACGTTCCGCCGGGCTGAACGCCCCGTTCGTCCAGCGGTCGCCCCCGCCGAGAGGCGATCTGGTCCACGCGAGGTGAAGTGCGCGGCGGAGAGGAGCAGTTCGGGCCGCGAGGATATTCCTGGCGCATCCCGCCGAGGCGAGCTAGGCTCCCCGCGATGACTCACTCCATGAACAGATTGGGGGACCCGTCCGCGCAAGGTGAGTGCTGATGCTCACTTCGACCGCGAACCGGGATACCCACCCAACCCTCCCGTCCTTCTGGCCGCGCGTACGCGAGTTCGCCGTGCCGGCCCCGATGATCGAGACCGCGACCGCCCGCCGTGAGGCCGGGGACTGGGCCGGAGCGTGCGCCGCAGCAGGCGTCGACATCGATTTCCGCCTCCGGTCCGTGGCGCGCGGCCACGGCCGCGAACTCACCGCCCGCATCCGGGCGGACCTGCGCCGGCTGGCTCCTGACCTGCTGCGCTGGCACCTGCCGAGAATCGCCCCGAACGGGCTGCTGCGCCCGGGACTGACGATCGCCCTGGCCCGCTACGACCCACCGGAACGCGACGGGCCGGGCCCTCTGCACCTGGTCGTCCGGACCCCGCCCGCCTGGGCGGACGCCGGGCAGCGGATCAGCCTCGCGCTCTGGGACGGTTCCCCTGCCGAGCCCGCCGCCCGCCGTCATCCTCACCCGCGTCCGAGCCGGCGCTTCCGCCTCGATCTGCACCGCCACCTGTGGGACGCGGACAGGACCGACGAGCTCCGGATCCGCTCCGGCCTCGCCGACCGGCCCGCCTGCCGGGAAACCGAGGCCGCCGCCCCGGACCCGTGGGGCGCCGTTCCGCCGGACCTCCCCTGCGCCGTCGACCGCTGGGCGGCGGAGGCCGCGATCCTGCTCCGCGCCGAGGGACAGGGGCCGGGCGGCACGGTGAGCGTGCGGCTGGGCGGCCGGCGCCGGCTTCTGCTGGAACTGGACGCCGGCACGGACGGCCGGGGAACGCCTGTCGCGCGGGTCGCGGCGGCTCCGGTCCCGGCTCCGTCAGCATCACCGGTGCTCCCGGACGCGGCCACCTGGATCCTGCCCGACCTCGATCTGCTCCGTACCGGGGCGATCGGGGCCGGTCAGCTGCACCCGCTGGTCGCGCGGGCCCTCGTGCCGGATCTCCCGCCGCCCGCTCCGGCGTCGGCCCCCTCACGTACCGGCGACGGGGCGGGAGCACCACGCCTCGTGGCGTGCCGGGGAGCGCGGCACCGGATCGGCCTCGTCGAAGGGGCCCTCGCTCCCCTGGACCACGATCCGGACGAGGTCCGCCGCGA is a window from the Streptomyces sp. MMBL 11-1 genome containing:
- a CDS encoding LacI family DNA-binding transcriptional regulator — encoded protein: MAGIKDVAAEAGVSVATVSRVLNSHPSVSEEARTRVLAAVEALGYRPNAVARSLRTAQTRTLGLVISDVLNPYFTELARFVEEEARALGYSVIIGNADERPELQDHHIRTLIDRRIDGLLVSPADGGSPLMRDVALSGTPMVFVDRWIPGIDVPVVRADGTGAVGELVAHLHGLGHRRLAIIAGPAATTTGNERVEAFRDAMRERGLALPEAYIGQGDFQAASGRRATERFLALAEPPEVVFAADNLMALGALDAIRSRGLRVPEDIALAAFDDIPWFVHTDPPITAIAQPTADLARAAVRALADRIEGRTPQSVTLPARLVVRRSCGGAAPNQRSDR
- a CDS encoding sugar ABC transporter ATP-binding protein encodes the protein MTAPEKPRVTAPDELLRIEGLRKTFPGVVALDNVDFDLRRGEVHVLLGENGAGKSTLIKMLSGAYRPDRGRILAEGREVRIEGAQDAERLGIATIYQEFNLVPDLTVAENIYLGRQPRRYGLVDHRRMRQDAAELLRRVGVDVRPDAKVRELGIARLQMVEIAKALSLEARVLIMDEPTAVLTSEEVDKLFAIVRQLREDGVGIVFITHHLEEIAALGDRVTVLRDGRSIDQVPASTPEDELVQLMVGRSIEQQYPRERPDAGDALLSVRGLTRNGVFHDISFDVHAGEVVGLAGLVGAGRTEVARAVFGADPYDAGTVDVRGVRLARHDVPAAMGAGIGLVPEDRKGQGLVLDASVQENLGLVTLRSATRSGLVDLKGQRTAAARIAKQLGVRMSGLGQHVRTLSGGNQQKVVIGKWLLADTRVLILDEPTRGIDVGAKVEIYQLINELTASGHAVLMISSDLPEVLGMSDRVLVMAQGRIAGELPADEATQDAVMALAVGTPAVAQGHTPTEHPAPKKEEEGPRGH
- a CDS encoding ABC transporter permease/substrate-binding protein, whose product is MATETAKSDAGTGGGVSVIRRVLLDNGALSALVVLVVAMSLLSGDFLTTQNLLNVGVQAAVTAILAFGVTFVIVSAGIDLSVGSVAALSATVLAWSATSAGVPVVLAVVLAIVTGIACGFVNGALVSYGKLPPFIATLAMLSIARGLSLVISQGSPIAFPDSVSVLGDTLGGWLPVPVLVMIAMGLITALILGRTFIGRSMYAIGGNEEAARLSGLRVKRQKIVIYALSGLFAAVAGIVLASRLVSAQPQAAQGYELDAIAAVVIGGASLAGGVGKASGTLIGALILAVLRNGLNLLSVSAFWQQVVIGVVIALAVLLDTLRRKAGAGAASSAGAAPGAPGAGRKGALKLAGAALCVALVVGAVSFFNSGSSGGTTKVGMSLSTLNNPFFVQMKEGAQAEAEKAGIDLTVTDAQNDASQQANQLQNFTSSGVSSIIVNPVDSDAVGPGVRSANKADIPVIAADRGVNKADTATLVASDNVAGGKLAADALADQLGGKGSIVILQGTAGTSASRERGAGFAEGLKAYPGIKVVAKQPADFDRTKGLDVMTNLIQSHPGVTGVFAENDEMALGAAKALGSKAGKSVSVVGFDGTPDGLKAVEAGTLYASVAQQPAELGKIAVRNAVKAAKDEKVASTVKVPVKVVTRENVADFS
- a CDS encoding ribokinase — encoded protein: MHDNAPDDRYDLLVVGSANADLVIGVERRPAPGETVLGSDLAVHPGGKGANQSLAAARLGARTALLARVGDDDHGRLLLETQRAAGVDTDGVLVGGAPTGVALITVDPSGDNSIVVSPGANGRLTPEDVRAAAPLLAAARVISVQLEIPLDTVAETVRGRGPGARLVLNPSPPAPLPEEVLAACDPLVVNEHEARYILGDDAGEGPHDWAPALLALGPRSVVVTLGAAGALVADSRTESLDHLVSPKVEALDTTGAGDAFTAALAWRLGRGDELREAAAFAVRVGAAAVTARGAQESFPTLEEVDAL
- the rbsD gene encoding D-ribose pyranase produces the protein MKKSGILNRHLAGAIAELGHGDTVLVCDAGMPIPPGPRVIDLAFRAGTPSFAEVLDGLLDELVVEGATAAREIREANAEAAALLDGHFPWLELIPHDDLKALTPAARLVVRTGEARPYANVLLRCGVFF